The Cryptococcus neoformans var. neoformans B-3501A chromosome 7, whole genome shotgun sequence genome window below encodes:
- a CDS encoding hypothetical protein (HMMPfam hit to C2, C2 domain, score: 44.2, E(): 3.5e-10): protein MSTPIEPKELGTLIVVVGKARNLPNKSRFGKQDPFCTVIVGEEKQKTKPIKRGGQHPEWDEEFRFAILEDVEDVVQRSESQSESLNSSLNGKPLPVPDDPGVITTAALASKSRKIKKKGGKSMKVACFADDAKEPELIGDCVVSLEDVLKKGEVDDWYDFQYKEKYSGEIYLELTFFSNEAPPVKRNVPRPSIPRYGPPSLNGSNSSMSFGSTAGKGALPQLSSGSISGANLYIPPYAPQAARVPSPASQPGQSTSFADLGLPSGHRKSSPLPPIQQAQHGYQPSFSSSLSVNSRASVDVLTRPMSSMSLNPSVNSFSMSSAPAPSAPSSSYGHSHRHSFGGSSEAPWGSVLPHSGYAPAPTPHLRPISTQSIGAGSEAPWGSMLPQSHPAPAPTPHPRPMSTNDALTGEQTMRMEADRLRTAATPMLRPSSGMSHGAAPASLAPPVAPISAPSPQDSRITSTIPESLRPAGPPQPHQHYSQPPPPFTSNQYHGQPPTPAPPLHSHSAGSISPVATTLGHYQVPSSSFSGLAQPPGDSRRASSPGPGYYAQQSAGQFQPQCQVNGAYGSPVGGNGYGQREGYSTPTRSNIYPVPPAQDHQQSPPSSQGYYPPQPPQTPQSYPPQSSPTPQPYYQTLPPAHQQQPPLPPAPPQSYAYSQSSVLPHRQPSPVPPPPQPQTNESGYVPWYQQTQSAQPQPQSHTPYPQSHTPQPQSHTPLPQSHTPLPQSHTPLPQSHTPLPQSHTPQPQSYPYAQQPYGQQPQHQDQQAYHLLPPAPQYSQPLPPPPPVPERRPQPQAPAPPPSRPSFGYYPSDELYLQRQEGRDPYGR, encoded by the exons ATGAGCACCCCTATAGAACCCAAAGAGCTTGGCACGTTGATCGTGGTGGTGGGCAAGGCT AGAAATCTACCCAACAAGTCTCGTTTTGGCAAACAAGATCCGTTTTGTACCGTCATCGTCGGTGaagaaaagcaaaaaaCGAAACCTATTAAACG AGGCGGACAGCACCCAGaatgggatgaagaattcCGTTTTGCCATCTTGGAGGACGTGGAAGACGTCGTTCAACGGTCAGAGTCGCAGTCGGAATCCCTCAATTCATCCCTAAACGGCAAGCCCTTGCCAGTCCCGGATGATCCTGGAGTAATAACAACTGCGGCATTGGCGAGCAAGAGCaggaagatcaagaagaagggagggaaAAGTATGAAGGTCGCGTGCTTTGCCGATGATGCAAAAGAGCCGGAATTGATTGGAGACTGTGTGGTTAGCCTTGAGGACgtgttgaagaagggagaggttGATG ACTGGTATGATTTTCAGTACAAGGAAAAATATAGCGGCGAAATCTATCTTGAGctcactttcttctccaat GAAGCGCCCCCAGTGAAAAGAAACGTGCCTCGTCCATCTATACCAAGATACGGTCCCCCTAGCCTTAACGGTTCAAATTCGTCCATGTCCTTCGGCTCCACGGCTGGGAAAGGCGCGTTACCACAGCTGAGTTCAGGGAGTATCTCAGGTGCCAATCTATATATACCCCCTTATGCCCCTCAAGCTGCTAGGGTACCATCGCCTGCCTCTCAGCCTGGGCAATCAACCAGCTTTGCTGATCTTGGATTACCCTCCGGGCATAGGAAAAGCAGCCCCTTACCT CCCATTCAACAGGCGCAACATGGCTATCAGCCATcgttttcttcatcactgtCCGTCAACAGTCGGGCCTCTGTTGACGTACTCACCCGGCCGATGTCGTCGATGTCTCTGAATCCTTCTGTGAACAGTTTTTCGATGTCATCTGCACCTGCACCTTCTGCACCTTCGTCAAGTTATGGTCATAGCCACCGTCACTCGTTCGGTGGCAGTTCCGAGGCACCTTGGGGATCTGTGTTACCTCATTCTGGGTATGCTCCTGCACCTACACCACACCTTAGGCCTATATCGACTCAGTCCATAGGAGCTGGTTCAGAAGCTCCATGGGGGTCTATGCttcctcaatctcatccagcaccagcacctacacctcatcctcggccCATGTCAACAAATGACGCTTTAACGGGGGAGCAGACCATGAGAATGGAGGCGGATAGATTGAGAACCGCTGCAACGCCGATGCTTAGACCGTCGTCAGGCATGTCACATGGTGCTGCGCCTGCCAGTCTAGCGCCTCCTGTGGCTCCAATATCAGCTCCGTCACCGCAGGATAGTCGCATAACATCTACAATCCCCGAGTCTCTTCGCCCAGCTGGTCCTCCCCAACCCCATCAACACTACTCCCAACCGCCTCCACCATTTACTTCCAATCAATATCATGGTCAGCCTCCGACACCGGCGCCACCTTTACATTCCCACTCTGCTGGCTCCATAAGTCCTGTGGCGACTACCTTGGGACATTACCAGgtaccctcttcctccttcagTGGTCTTGCTCAACCGCCTGGCGATTCAAGGAGAGCATCCAGCCCGGGTCCAGGATATTACGCTCAGCAATCTGCGGGGCAATTTCAACCTCAATGTCAAGTGAACGGTGCATATGGAAGTCCGGTAGGTGGTAATGGGTACGGTCAACGGGAGGGGTATTCTACGCCTACCAGAAGCAATATTTATCCGGTACCGCCTGCACAAGATCACCAACAGTCACCGCCGTCATCCCAAGGTTACTATCCTCCACAGCCGCCGCAAACCCCTCAGTCCTACCCTCCGCAGTCGTCCCCAACGCCACAACCGTATTATCAGACActtcctcctgctcatcagCAGCAACCACCTCTACCTCCCGCACCTCCGCAAAGTTATGCTTATTCACAGTCCTCGGTTTTGCCTCACAGGCAGCCGTCGCCGGTGCCACCCCCTCCGCAGCCTCAGACGAATGAGAGCGGATACGTCCCCTGGTATCAGCAGACTCAATCAGCGCAGCCACAACCTCAATCCCATACACCATACCCTCAATCCCATACACCGCAACCTCAATCCCATACGCCACTACCTCAATCCCATACGCCACTACCTCAGTCTCATACACCATTACCTCAGTCTCATACACCACTACCTCAATCCCATACACCACAACCTCAATCTTATCCCTATGCACAACAGCCTTACGGACAGCAGCCACAACATCAGGATCAGCAGGCTTATCACCTACTACCTCCTGCACCGCAATATTCTCAAccacttccacctcccCCACCTGTGCCCGAAAGGCGCCCACAGCCCCAGGCTCCagcgcctcctccttccagGCCATCATTTGGGTATTACCCTTCAGATGAGTTGTATCTGCAAAGGCAAGAAGGTCGGGACCCTTAcgggagatga
- a CDS encoding hypothetical protein (HMMPfam hit to PHD, PHD-finger, score: 55.8, E(): 1.2e-13) codes for MSTDPPRTSSRPRQKSQRALEHEDTKRYLEQQLDSPAKIPRPRPKSKPKHRSYCVCKQDTSGPMIECDVCSDWFHFKCINLAEDDAEKIHKYVCPSCTLSNPDQYTTYSYDIASFPSPSPPPGLELGPAGAGVQEIIKPRPSDGKGKSKHEDQKKKSILAKRKSKTETSRGGEDGDGTGDGEDDDDDGDKVMATSSAHDSDSASVSASSSDSNPRHPDSDSDAASNASGPSRKRPRPRPRVPSKSTNVQRGDEKPSLPSSSSTQPKPKPKPKSKSRSISQSHPQPETKHVQANTLPPIRQYVLSKLTLLFHTLFSSPPSSHPLTEEESARYAADVERAMFQAFKDIHPSTASTTTTTSSATATTGAGAAAKESAGTRYKTQFNLLTSSLTKNKHILRPSLLQSILSRSLQPTALALLSASDLASAAQLEEMERAKQAVLESTVKTREEREREREMMSGGGGGVRAGRDGLEQLEDTREKEMWEVRKEEERERSEQREREHEQRERRESEVERDSVHPDDGSLSKDVKSIKDTIKHEPSRSPTIPSTAIPHHRRTSTSTSTLTPTSTPFKTEPAKPAFELTSAWGASNLQGGGNDQGGGGGGGGRLERKPKKLDLSDQAIAGSVGDVGGVGGGAGEGEGDLDLDLDLDLDLGYGSGEMDLDELDYTGEVDAAAAADGAGGHGDGVDQEAEIENREEEEGLGEEGKGENQQKKKWEELMERPIEWSGWITNPAVPSSLRPSIALRLLTPHPSSSSNFTQSHTQIHPPWTALLPNSTIEITGRVPTKASVQYLSDMRLNPGKELICVLFTFGKPYAHGEGDGQTEGEKREWERLVGYHVERDRHAIYLPYGPKGPPPPPPASLSPSTTEGVQNTFKELYLIPLRPGDALPEFCELVDGLDVLNGRSAGNEDGTGGDLAQGKENGKVGSVWLGVFVGSKRRNGSVSTSASANGSASAQRQIQTQTQVQKEGRPQARSESQSQTPPHDPRGPRIPRPAFIPPGHGASPSISSSRPSVHPLSPASAQSQSSGPGQGVIQNEKLQQLMASLNPSSLGLPGLPGLSGLPGLPNLPGVHGGAQVGTPPFPPGGTTPLGTGTGVSNSPPTLPRPPQHLQTNHLNQRLPPPPPTLPPPPGGYRPPPYGYIPTPPQGPAMTHGYGSPPYRRGSGGAYAYPLGSSGPPGPRGPPGPGPLPRPPLPPGAQAAQGGRPPQEDRRHPNQNRQQEQGHRQGQRQGQRWRNERGNGNNNGGWKRRGH; via the exons ATGTCGACAGACCCACCGAGAACGTCGTCACGTCCACGGCAAAAGTCCCAGCGGGCACTCGAGCATGAAGATACCAAGCGCTACCTCGAGCAGCAGCTCGATTCCCCCGCCAAGATCCCAAGGCCACGGCCCAAGAGCAAGCCCAAACACCGGTCGTACTGTGTATGCAAACAGGATACGTCAGGGCCGATGATAGAGTGCGATGTCTGCAGCGACTG GTTCCATTTTAAATGCATCAATCTCGCAGAGGACGATGCAGAGAAAATCC ACAAGTATGTCTGTCCGTCATGTACTCTCTCAAATCCCGACCAGTACACCACAT ATTCCTACGATATAGCGTCTTTCCCGTCACCGTCTCCGCCGCCTGGGCTTGAACTTGGTCCTGCTGGTGCCGGTGTGCAGGAGATAATCAAGCCACGACCAAGCGATGGAAAAGGCAAGAGCAAGCACGAGGatcagaaaaagaagagtatACTGGCAAAACGAAAATCCAAG ACCGAGACGAGTCGAGGCggagaggatggcgatggaactggagacggagaagacgacgacgacgatggGGATAAAGTCATGGCAACCTCTTCGGCCCATGACTCTGACTCGGCTTCCGTCTCAGCCTCGAGCTCAGACTCGAATCCACGACACCCAGACTCGGACTCGGACGCAGCTTCAAACGCTTCAGGACCGTCCCGTAAACGCCCTCGTCCCCGACCTCGTGTGCCGTCCAAATCAACAAACGTACAAAGAGGCGACGAAAaaccctctcttccctccagctcttccactcaacccaaacccaaaccaAAACCAAAATCCAAATCCAGatccatctcccaatcCCATCCACAGCCCGAAACCAAACACGTCCAGGCCAACACCCTCCCCCCAATCCGACAGTACGTTCTCTCCAAACTAACACTTCTCTTCCacaccctcttctcctctccaccttcctcccatccgctcactgaagaagaatccGCCCGTTATGCCGCCGATGTCGAGCGCGCCATGTTCCAAGCGTTTAAAGATATCCACCCATCTACCGCTTCCactaccaccaccacttcctccgccaccgccaccaccgGCGCCGGCGCTGCCGCCAAAGAATCCGCTGGAACGCGGTACAAGACCCAGTTCAACCTCCTCACCAGCTCTCTCACCAAAAACAAACACATCCTCCGcccctccctccttcaatccatcctctctcgcTCCCTCCAGCCCAccgccctcgccctcctctccgCATCCGATTTAGCATCGGCAGCTCagctggaagagatggagcgGGCAAAGCAAGCGGTGTTAGAGTCGACggtgaagacgagggaagagcgagagagggagagggagatgatgagtggaggaggcggcggGGTGAGAGCGGGCAGGGATGGGTTGGAGCAGTTGGAGGATacgagggagaaggagatgtggGAGGTtaggaaagaggaggagcgggAACGTAGCGAACAGCGTGAGCGCGAGCATGAGCAAAGAGAGCGAAGAGAGAGTGAGGTGGAGCGTGATAGTGTACATCCAGACGACGGTTCATTGAGCAAAGATGTCAAAAGTATTAAAGATACAATCAAACACGAGCCAAGTCGTTCACCCACCATCCCATCTACCGCCATCCCACACCACCGCCGCACATctacatccacatccacaCTTACACCTACATCCACACCTTTCAAGACCGAGCCCGCCAAACCGGCGTTTGAGCTAACCTCTGCATGGGGGGCGTCCAACCTTCAGGGTGGCGGGAATGATcaaggtggtggtggtggtggtggtggtcgTTTGGAACGAAAGCCGAAAAAGTTGGATTTGAGTGATCAAGCTATTGCTGGTAGTGTCGGTGATGTTGGCGGTGTCGGGGGAGGTGcgggggaaggggaaggggattTGGATTTGGATTTGGATTTGGATTTGGATCTGGGTTATGGATCGGGAGAGATGGATTTGGACGAGTTGGATTATACCGGTGAAGTCGacgccgctgctgctgccgatGGTGCAGGTGGTCACGGAGATGGTGTTGATCAAGAGGCAGAGATCGAAAatcgagaagaggaggaaggactaggtgaggaaggaaaaggagaaaaccagcagaagaagaaatgggaAGAGTTGATGGAACGGCCTATTGAATGGTCTGGTTGG ATCACAAACCCCGCCgtgccatcttctctccggCCTTCCATCGCCCTCCGTCTCCTCACCCCCCacccctcttcttcttctaatTTCACACAATCACACACCCAAATACATCCCCCATGGACAGCCCTcttgccaaactcgacGATAGAGATAACAGGGCGTGTACCCACCAAGGCATCGGTACAGTATCTGAGCGATATGAGATTGAACCCCGGGAAAGAGTTGATCTGCGTCTTGTTTACTTTTGGGAAACCTTATGCTCATGGCGAGGGTGACGGACAAACagagggagaaaaaagggaaTGGGAACGATTGGTGGGGTACCATGTTGAACGAGA CCGACACGCAATCTACCTCCCATACGGCCCCAAAGGccctccacccccaccaccagcatCATTATCCCCATCTACAACAGAAGGAGTGCAGAATACATTTAAAGAACTGTATCTCATCCCCCTCCGACCGGGGGATGCGTTACCGGAATTCTGTGAATTGGTTGACGGGCTGGATGTGCTCAACGGTCGATCAGCGGGAAACGAAGATGGCACAGGCGGAGATCTTGCgcagggaaaagaaaatgggAAAGTGGGGAGTGTGTGGTTGGGCGTTTTTGTTGGGAGTAAGAGACGGAACGGGAGTGTCAGCACGAGTGCAAGTGCGAATGGTAGTGCCAGTGCGCAACGGCAGATACAAACACAGACACAGGTGCAAAAGGAGGGCCGACCGCAAGCTAGAAGCGAGAGCCAGAGTCAGACGCCCCCGCATGACCCTCGTGGTCCTCGTATCCCCCGTCCGGCCTTTATCCCCCCTGGCCACGGTGCTTCGccgtccatctcttcctcccgtCCATCCGTACACCCGTTATCACCTGCATCTGCACAATCACAATCATCAGGACCGGGACAAGGGGTCATTCAGAATGAAAAGCTCCAGCAACTCATGGCTAGTCTTAACCCGTCTTCTCTCGGCCTACCTGGACTACCTGGATTGTCCGGGTTGCCCGGGTTGCCAAACTTGCCAGGAGTCCATGGAGGGGCGCAAGTTGGTACaccccctttccctcctggAGGAACTACCCCACTCGGAACTGGAACTGGTGTATCCAATTCTCCTCCTACTCTCCCCCGACCCCCGCAGCATCTACAAACTAATCACCTCAATCAGcgtcttccacctcctccacctacacttccaccacccccAGGGGGCTACCGTCCCCCACCTTATGGATACATACCGACGCCACCTCAAGGGCCGGCAATGACGCATGGGTATGGGTCGCCGCCGTACcggagaggaagtggaggggCGTATGCTTATCCACTAGGATCATCGGGTCCGCCGGGGCCGCGGGGACCACCGGGACCGGGGCCCTTGCCTAGACCTCCACTCCCGCCTGGCGCTCAAGCAGCTCAGGGAGGTAGGCCGCCGCAGGAAGATAGACGCCATCCAAATCAGAATCGTcagcaagagcaaggacACAGGCAAGGTCAACGCCAAGGGCAAAGATGGAGGAATGAGAGAGGGAATGGAAATAACaatggaggatggaaacGTCGGGGTCATTGA
- a CDS encoding hypothetical protein (HMMPfam hit to SPC25, Microsomal signal peptidase 25 kDa subunit (SPC25), score: 8.1, E(): 5.3e-08) codes for MAKNNKAATKATHPPPPPGDSLTTDPLPTVTVNNANVAEIKSALDDIVRKYLLDQSFTPSLLHPTVHLALGYTSVVLALSSVAYSLRVSFDDSKPVLWAAVVGYCVLQTALWAWKRWVEKDEVFRGKRRRMVKRIETDHLQVVTSSPLAAPGPSYAVHLALSTTSNNGKSLIHKSRVVVSRGVGEFVDDDGGVEEGEVKRWLAGVNAFCTMQLLSPSPSPTSSRLFVFSSTSCFPLCTLRRTMPDPALLEAKQLLSSAIAPNASKDARRKFHTLLIALPTSPSATYESKSFFGTLVHKCFAEFEDLQDPAIDALLDLCEDDDEKIRIIGIKALGPTARADPRWVRGNTGVLLQLLASQDQELKYVRESLHTLLSVSPADVFSVMADDCRGSEEETGASRQNILKFLSPSSADPSTGISLDTRRALLESGKHTDVEDVFREEFLSVVSQHQHGQGGMGKDEKMTILNLVIPLSTVTGQNATTPTVKRVSHLIIDLVPPGSPAKEVQPVVQLFNTFISSLTLAPFPAQQRRENVLDPRVPITFFAKHGQATTQLALGNDVPSRNMVEGLKLWVEEALRGGAKGGDGEEEMDVETVREKVVKQILPALLASPLSLVVYLTLTLCLGPQNASKAFTYNRTLEKAGEMFEILFYTVYLFSTNPTDRRTTFIPPYVQDELRALAQQAFGLASRARNMPGAGAGAKWGVIRDLLEVLTLRKPLPGAGEGIVPTWKYSQVPIQVQPQTQTQTPTPRVSGTTPGEMRRPPPQGPRASLRDGRERGGEREFESYRDRGQRQYPLHFEPRRAQGHTHYPQREREQERERERENKNKEERRPGARPATPPLPSLPPAPAPAPAPASAPSASVPPIPLEPFASASTSAFPAASPGTGLNIRSNTTTAAAATDGGTGISINGANKRRREVDTGSDSARPRVGDENGDGDRDADADRDSDWDGGREKKKGRNDIDKDGRKGERREGTETSTSMGTVGAGAALLARITGGRGRMHTPPMAQSQPQPHPQDLQTQQQQPKLSLRDRLGPSVTPSPAHSDGKVNIPSSVGMGHISALDRLALGKLAASSPVPAAAATARSGMTTETNKPAQISSLNIAGIASAAQTQGQAQSKDNAAGQGNGTDQTSMSTTKSIKIRRDNRPPPTTLFHRNYSSNNNIEIWGSRGEDEKEEEEEEEDEPVVKKGRGFVEKQEDVVMFEPPKESGWGTAFRQSSAGGHGGGQGVWRASAHRGGGVGPGAGSGMARGMFGARGAARR; via the exons ATGGCGAAAAACAACAAGGCGGCGACGAAAGCAACACACccgccaccaccgccgGGCGACTCGCTCACGACGGACCCGCTGCCCACCGTCACCGTCAACAACGCCAACGTCGCCGAGATCAAGTCCGCGCTGGACGACATTGTCAGGAAATACCTCCTCGACCAGTCCTTCACGCCGTCGCTCCTGCACCCGACCGTCCACCTCGCCCTCGGCTATACGTCCGTGGTGCTCGCGCTCTCGTCTGTGGCGTACTCGCTGCGTGTGAGCTTTGACGACAGCAAGCCGGTGCTGTGGGCCGCGGTGGTCGGGTACTGCGTGCTGCAGACCGCACTGTGGGCGTGGAAGCGgtgggtggagaaggacgaggtGTTCAGAGGCAAGCGGCGCCGGATGGTGAAGCGT ATCGAGACGGACCACCTCCAGGTCGTCACCAGCAGCCCGCTCGCTGCCCCCGGGCCCAGCTACGCCGTCCACCTCGCGCTCTCCACCACGTCCAACAACGGCAAGTCGCTCATCCACAAGTCCCGCGTCGTCGTCTCCAGAGGTGTCGGCGAGTTTGTAGACGACGACGGCGGCGtcgaggagggcgaggtgAAGCGCTGGCTCGCGGGTGT TAACGCATTCTGCACTATGCAACTGTTGTCGCCGTCGCCGTCGCCAACGTCGTCGCggctcttcgtcttctcgTCCACATCTTGTTTTCCACTTTGCACTCTTCGTCGCACCATGCCAGATCCAGCGTTGCTCGAGGCAAAGCAGCTGCTCTCCTCTGCCATCGCTCCCAACGCCTCCAAAGACGCC CGCCGAAAATTCCACACCCTGCTCATCGCCCTGCCCACCTCGCCCTCCGCGACCTACGAGTCCAAGTCCTTCTTCGGCACCCTCGTCCACAAGTGCTTTGCAGAGTTCGAGGACCTCCAGGACCCGGCCATCGATGCGCTCCTCGACCTGTGcgaagacgacgatgaaAAAATTCGCATTATCGGTATCAAGGCCCTCGGACCCACAGCGAGGGCCGATCCGAGGTGGGTGAGGGGCAATACGGGTGTCCTGCTCCAGCTCTTGGCCAGCC AGGACCAAGAACTAAAGTACGTCCGCGAATCCCTCCATACCCTCCTCTCCGTCTCGCCCGCCGACGTCTTCTCCGTCATGGCAGACGACTGCCGTGGgtctgaagaagaaacaggTGCTTCCCGTCAAAACATTCTGAAATTCCTCTCCCCGTCCTCCGCTGACCCCTCTACCGGCATCTCGCTCGATACTCGTCGGGCGCTGTTGGAGTCTGGGAAACACACagatgtggaggatgttTTCCGGGAAGAATTCCTCAGTGTCGTCTCCCAGCACCAGCATGGGCAAGGAGGGATGGGCAAAGACGAAAAGATGACGATCCTCAATCTGGTTATACCCCTCTCCACCGTCACCGGCCAAAACGCAACCACGCCCACCGTCAAACGGGTGTCACACCTCATCATCGATCTCGTCCCACCGGGTTCGCCCGCAAAAGAGGTACAGCCTGTCGTGCAGTTGTTCAACAcattcatctcctcccttaCTCTCGCCCCTTTCCCCGCTcagcagagaagagaaaacgTGCTAGACCCAAGAGTGCCCATCACGTTCTTTGCAAAACACGGTCAAGCGACAACCCAACTAGCACTGGGGAATGACGTGCCGTCCAGAAACATGGTGGAGGGGTTGAAACTGTGGGTCGAAGAGGCTTTACGTGGAGGTGCAAAAGGtggagacggagaagaagagatggacgTGGAAACGGTGAGGGAAAAGGTCGTCAAGCAAATCTTACCCGCTCTCTTGGCAAGTCCCCTCTCCCTAGTTGTATATCTGACACTGACTCTATGTCTCGGACCGCAGAACGCATCCAAAGCGTTTACATATAACAGGACCCTCGAAAAGGCAGGAGAAATGTTTGAGATTCTGTTCTACACCGTCTATCTGTTCTCTACCAAC CCAACAGACCGCCGAACAACGTTCATCCCGCCATACGTCCAAGACGAACTACGTGCCCTCGCACAACAGGCTTTCGGACTCGCGTCTCGTGCGCGGAATATGCCAGGCGCAGGAGCGGGTGCAAAGTGGGGCGTTATACGTGATTTACTCGAGGTATTGACCCTGCGCAAACCTCTCCCTGGAGCGGGAGAAGGGATCGTACCTACTTGGAAATACTCCCAAGTCCCAATACAAGTACAACCACAAACCCAAACACAAACGCCTACGCCCAGAGTTTCTGGTACAACGCCGGGGGAGATGAGACGACCCCCGCCTCAAGGTCCTCGTGCTTCTCTCCGCGATGGGCGTGAGCGTGGGGGTGAACGCGAGTTTGAATCGTATAGAGATAGGGGGCAGAGACAGTATCCACTTCATTTTGAACCTCGGCGTGCGCAGGGTCATACACACTACCCCCAGCGAGAACGGGAACAGGAacgggagagggagagggaaaacaaaaacaaggaagaaagacgTCCTGGCGCGAGACCTGCTACACCcccgcttccttctcttcctcctgcacctgcgccagcaccagcaccagcatctgctccttctgcttctgtACCTCCCATACCCTTGGAGCCTTTTGCATCTGCATCTACGTCTGCGTTTCCGGCCGCATCTCCGGGGACGGGCTTGAACATCCGTTCAAACACTACAACCGCTGCCGCCGCGACGGACGGTGGAACGGGCATATCGATAAACGGAGCAAACAAAAGGCGGAGGGAAGTTGATACAGGGTCCGATTCTGCTCGTCCTAGGGTAGGGGATGAaaatggagatggagatcgGGATGCGGATGCGGATCGGGATAGCGATTGGGATggcggaagagagaagaagaagggtaggAATGATATTGATAAAGATGGGAGAAAAGGGGAACGCAGGGAAGGCACCGAGACGTCAACGTCGATGGGGACGGTTGGAGCTGGTGCGGCATTGTTAGCTCGTATCACAGGCGGAAGGGGGAGAATGCATACTCCCCCTATGGCGCAATCCCAGCCCCAGCCCCATCCTCAGGATCTACAAAcccaacagcagcaaccaAAGTTATCGCTCCGCGACCGACTCGGTCCATCAGTCACTCCTTCCCCAGCCCATAGTGACGGCAAGGTCAACATCCCAAGCTCAGTGGGGATGGGACATATTTCAGCGCTTGATAGACTTGCCTTGGGTAAGCTTGCTGCTTCATCACCCGTTCCCGCAGCTGCGGCTACGGCTCGCAGTGGTATGACGACGGAGACAAACAAGCCCGCACAGATCAGTTCATTGAATATCGCTGGGATCGCCAGTGCAGCCCAAACACAAGGCCAGGCCCAGTCCAAGGACAACGCCGCCGGGCAAGGGAATGGTACAGACCAAACCTCCATGTCCACAACGAAAAGTATCAAAATCCGACGTGACAACCGTCCTCCCCCCACCACCCTCTTTCACCGCAACTATTCTTCCAACAACAATATTGAGATATGGGGATCAAGgggtgaggatgaaaaagaagaagaggaggaggaggaggatgaaccGGTAGtaaagaaaggaagggggTTTGTagagaagcaagaggaTGTGGTGATGTTTGAACCTCCAAAGGAAAGTGGATGGGGGACAGCATTTCGTCAGTCTAGTGCGGGGGGTCATGGAGGAGGCCAAGGGGTGTGGCGAGCATCTGCCcaccgaggaggaggcgttGGGCCTGGCGCCGGGTCAGGAATGGCGAGAGGTATGTTTGGGGCTCGGGGTGCTGCGAGGCGGTAA